One genomic window of Dama dama isolate Ldn47 chromosome 7, ASM3311817v1, whole genome shotgun sequence includes the following:
- the GCM2 gene encoding chorion-specific transcription factor GCMb, translating to MPAAEAQLADCAWSYGMKLSWDINDPQMPQKPAHFDRFCEWPDGYVRFIYSSEEKKAQRHLSGWAMRNTNNHNGHILKKSCLGVVVCAQDCALPDGSRLQLRPAICDKARLKQQKKPCPNCHSALELIPCRGHSGYPVTNFWRLDGNAIFFQAKGVHDHPRPESKSEMEARRSAVKRQMASFYQPQKKRIREPEAGESQDHRRHFSNIPSLENPEDLDVIPDAGFPVPGQPCLSFPNSDAYKATCDFTTFQGDIVPPFQKYSNPRIYLPRPACSYELAGPGDANSSPYPTFYKDAGSIPKDADWVHLNTLQCNVNTYSSFERSFDFTSKQHGWKAALGKAGPGERLDQAQFPPEAAHPQYTPQPPCRYLTTTPPAAPALQTVITTTTKVSYQAYQPPALKYRDNVREVKSLSSCDYASENTQMSIYAEALDLPAPVVTATSPTASLPLKIPRDCWTVRQHSLPPRTDGAETWEVCPSGLGSTVGYADRISPFFSCDNEDF from the exons ATGCCGGCGGCGGAGGCGCAGCTGGCGGACTGCGCGTGGTCCTACGGCATGAAGCTCAGCTGGGACATCAACGACCCGCAGATGCCGCAG AAGCCAGCTCACTTTGACCGCTTCTGCGAGTGGCCGGACGGCTACGTGCGCTTCATCTACAGCAGCGAGGAGAAGAAGGCGCAGCGCCACCTGAGCGGCTGGGCCATGCGCAACACCAACAACCACAACGGCCACATCCTCAAGAAGTCGTGCCTGGGCGTGGTGGTGTGTGCGCAGGACTGCGCCCTGCCCGACGGCTCGCGGCTGCAGCTGCGGCCGGCCATCTGCGACAAGGCGCGGCTGAAGCAGCAGA AGAAGCCTTGTCCCAACTGTCACTCTGCTTTGGAATTGATCCCCTGTCGTGGGCACAGCGGTTACCCTGTAACCAACTTCTGGCGACTGGATGGCAACGCAATCTTTTTCCAG GCCAAGGGAGTTCATGATCACCCAAGACCAGAGAGTAAATCAGAGATGGAAGCTAGAAGAAGTGCTGTCAAGAGACAAATGGCTTCTTTTTATCAACCACAGAAAAAGAGAATTCGAGAACCTGAG GCAGGAGAGAGTCAAGATCACAGGAGACATTTCAGCAACATCCCTTCCCTGGAGAACCCAGAGGACTTGGATGTGATTCCTGATGCCGGCTTCCCTGTTCCAGGCCAGCCCTGCCTTTCCTTTCCAAACTCGGATGCTTACAAAGCTACCTGTGACTTCACCACCTTCCAGGGAGACATAGTACCACCCTTTCAGAAATATTCGAACCCAAGAATCTATTTGCCCCGGCCTGCCTGCAGCTATGAATTGGCAGGTCCTGGGGACGCAAATTCGAGCCCGTATCCCACCTTTTATAAAGACGCCGGCAGTATCCCTAAGGACGCGGACTGGGTTCATCTGAACACCCTGCAGTGCAACGTCAACACCTACAGCAGCTTTGAGAGGAGTTTTGATTTCACCAGTAAACAGCATGGCTGGAAAGCAGCCCTTGGAAAAGCTGGCCCGGGGGAGAGGCTGGACCAAGCACAGTTCCCGCCCGAGGCCGCTCACCCTCAGTACACCCCACAGCCCCCCTGCAGGTACCTCACGACCACCCCTCCCGCCGCTCCAGCCCTTCAGACGgtgatcaccaccaccaccaaagtctCCTACCAGGCCTACCAGCCCCCCGCCCTGAAATATCGAGACAATGTGCGGGAGGTAAAGAGCCTCTCCAGCTGTGACTATGCTTCTGAAAACACCCAGATGTCCATCTACGCAGAAGCCTTGGACCTTCCAGCTCCCGTCGTCACGGCAACCTCCCCAACAGCATCGCTTCCTCTGAAGATTCCCAGAGATTGCTGGACCGTCAGACAACACTCTCTGCCCCCCAGGACAGACGGAGCGGAGACCTGGGAAGTGTGTCCCTCCGGACTGGGGTCTACAGTTGGTTATGCAGATCGAATCAGTCCGTTCTTTAGCTGTGACAATGAGGACTTTTGA